TTtggaaatttttgaaattttttagctgcacattaataatattattattattttaatttattaatataaaaaatattttaatatattaaaaaaaacaccttaaaaaatcaatatctcCATTTCAGATTCTCAACCACAGGTATGCATTGACACATCTTATCCAAAGATGACTCAAAACGTCAGGGAAGGGACGGTGTCCACGCTTTTACAAGCagaaaattaaatcttattaaTCAATCACCGCTCTTCAATAGTTTAGTAATGAATTCATATAACTATTTAATAAGCATACAAgttgcaataaaaaattaaaatggacaCATAAACCAACAAACTAGGAGGATGCAAACCCCATTACGAAAAGAAGATACAGCAAATCCCATTTTCTTGGCTCTCTCTTTCAGGCttaaacaagaaagaagcaaCACCTATGATGCTTCTGAAACTGGATTCAATGGCTTCTAAGCTTGTAAATCCAGCTTCTCAAGTGGGGCATCCAGTAACAAGAACGAGAAAGATGCTTAAAACTCATAGCAGGCCAGTCCCAGCTATAATTCATCCATGGACCAGGAGGAGAAAAATTGCAGACGGGGTTAGGCCAATTCACACCATCAAAGTTGCAGAACAAAGCCCTGGATTAGTTGATGATAACAAGGAGATCAATGAGAATGACAAAGATAACAGGGAAGTTGAACAGATTAAAGCAGACCTTTACCAGACAGTCCAAGGTATGTCTGTCCCCCCTTGAATTTTCAGTATCATGTGCCTAATAATCTGCCATTAATTCCCTCAACAATGAGCTTGTTGAGCATTCTGCAATGAATACTGAAATGGGGTGGCATTAAAATGTGATCAAAGTAATTAATAGAGGGATTTTTGGAGTCCCGTCTGCAAAGAAATCTGCGATTCTTGGTTTGGTGGAGCTATTAGAGTCTCAAAATCCAACACCAGATCCTACTCTAAATCTTGAGAAGGTAAGTCAATGAGCTCATATGTAAGTTGTGAATGTGCCGATGAAAACTTGGTAGTTAAAGTGTTGGTTCTATAATTGGAAAGGTGGGTGGTTGCTGGAAGCTTGTGTACAGTACAATCACTATACTGGGTTCAAAGAGAACAAAGCTAGGATTGAGAGATTTTATCACCTTGGGAGACTTTTTCCAGTACATTGATGTCGCTAAGGTATCAGATTCCTCTTGCGTGTACTAAGATTGATGAGTTCTATTCTTTTCAGCAAATACGTAGTTTGTCAAAAGCAATTTATctacttcatttttttgttggtcTTTGACTAAGTTTCCTCATTTACTGATGCAAAAATGGAGGGCAAAGCAGTTAATGTGATCAATTTCAATGTTAGAGGATTGAATTTGTTGAGTGGACAGCTGACAATTGAGGCGTCCTTCAAGACTGCGTCTAAATCAGTAAACACTTTACATTTTGGTCACTTGTTCCtgctttttctttgattatgaCTATCATAATTCATTGAAATTGCAAGTGATGACAGAGTACTAATTTTCATCTAATCTTTTTCAGAGAGTTGATATAAACTATGAAAGTTCTACTATCATCCCTGATCAGGTAAATCTAAACCTATTGAGCAATGAAATATATGCTGCGTTTGCTAACATTTCGAAACTGCGGTCTGTGATTGTAGTTTTGCAACTGCAGACTATAGTTTTCTTGCAGAACATTTCATTTAGGACTGCAACACAAATTGATCCTGAATGTTTCAGTAACTtcaaaatttctttgttttgttgtgtGGAAAAACTTCGGCAGTTGATGAACTTGTTTCGAAAAAACTACGATCTTCTGCTTAGCATATTCAATCCGGATGGTTGGCTCGAGATCACGTATCCTTTTCGGCATTCTAATTCATTATTATGAATTTGCTTAGAGCATACTTACTTTAATATCATAGCTTGGTACTTGTGAAGAATGCACTTGATCCTTGATTTGGTTAACACAGATATGTTGATGATAACATGAGGATAGGGAGAGATGACAGTGGCAATATCTTCATACTAGAGAGATCCCAAGAATCTGAAACTTAAAGATCAATTTGCTGCTATGATCTTCCTGACagcaaattcattattttagtGATACAATCTTCAAGAATTAtgctaatttcttcaattatttcaGATGAAAATTTTGACTCATTGCAAACTGAACACACGTAATATATAGTTTACCACATTTGCAAATGCCAAATTCATCGCAGTACAGTTTTTGAAGCAAAACATTGTGTCTACAAAAATCTGTCCAGCTACATTATACATGCAGCAAGAATTGCCTGTTGCTGATATATGCAGTTGTTCTTATCCCATGCATCATCTTTTGAAGAATGGAATAGTCAGATTGAAAGATAATTCATTTTTCTGTTTAGTCAGTGTTCCATGACTTTCTGCGTTTTACCCGCAACCTTCTCTCTTAAACCTAGAACTATAGATATTTACAACCTAAAATACTGGAAACAAGGTTTTGGAACTTGAATTGTTGGGGATCTTCGCAGTGGAAAATCCCTACAAAAATAGAGGCATGCCGCTATCAGTGGAGAGCACACGGTATTCTTTAGTAAAAGGCGAAAGAATAGTTCGCTCTGTGCTCACCACACGGCTCCATGGTTTCTTCCATTAACAACATGCTTCAATTTATAGAAATGAGGGTTAGCTTTTGTATGTCTACTCTCTCGATGTGGGACTGTAGCTTTATATTTTCTTGCCTTTGCCTTGCAATATTCTGCCATCGTaataccatcattttttttccttaataaaTATTACCTTTTACTGTCGACTTCCATTGACTAGGGGACAGCTATCATGTGCAATGAATGCCGTTGCATGTTTAAATATGAGCCGTAACAATTCTGAGATGCCAGTCACCATAAATGTCTGAAGGAATCCAATCCATATCTTTAAACCCAACACTAAACAAGTTGGACCAGAGACCATGACGCTCCGCGGCAAGGAAAACAACAAGCCTTACGGGATAAGGCTATATTTTGTAACCATGAGCCTCAAGCTATGACATTCTTTTACAGTTCTCCTCtcccttcaaaaaaaaaaaaaatctcttgcaTTGGCTAATTTAGTCATAAAGAGTCTTTTGAACATTAAGTTCGTGTATAACTTCCATTCCAATATGGGCACGATGCTTGTAGAAGGGATTTCTTTATTTAGCAGATAAGCCAGCCAGCCTCCAGTTAAGCCTGGACAGAGGTGACAGTAGCGATAATCTTAGAATTCATCAATTTTTACAGActagaaacaattaaaaaggaTCTTCCTACTCGTGTAAAGAACGGAGAATGTCCTTTCAAAGATCGA
This genomic interval from Populus alba chromosome 1, ASM523922v2, whole genome shotgun sequence contains the following:
- the LOC118055332 gene encoding fibrillin-5, chloroplastic; protein product: MMLLKLDSMASKLVNPASQVGHPVTRTRKMLKTHSRPVPAIIHPWTRRRKIADGVRPIHTIKVAEQSPGLVDDNKEINENDKDNREVEQIKADLYQTVQVINRGIFGVPSAKKSAILGLVELLESQNPTPDPTLNLEKVGGCWKLVYSTITILGSKRTKLGLRDFITLGDFFQYIDVAKGKAVNVINFNVRGLNLLSGQLTIEASFKTASKSRVDINYESSTIIPDQLMNLFRKNYDLLLSIFNPDGWLEITYVDDNMRIGRDDSGNIFILERSQESET